The Austwickia sp. genome includes a region encoding these proteins:
- a CDS encoding TetR/AcrR family transcriptional regulator codes for MAPPGLREVKRAETQQRLAAISYALVRERGFAHVTVDDIAEEAHVSRRTFSNYYACKEEAVAAVILHDAADGLSRWPPVDWTAVGLIDLVRSLVQHQFDAGVLARLASVGNLAVEHRQLVPYVREAQWRLWAMAGDHVLEHDRNADPARQAELDAVLGAVFGVVSGALSRAVPDGTGAALEPERIRGLVEHVLDRLDHGLASTP; via the coding sequence GTGGCCCCCCCCGGATTGCGCGAGGTCAAGAGAGCCGAGACCCAGCAGCGGCTCGCCGCGATCTCCTACGCCCTCGTGCGGGAGCGTGGCTTCGCGCACGTCACCGTGGACGACATCGCCGAAGAGGCGCACGTCTCGCGCCGAACCTTCTCGAACTACTACGCCTGCAAGGAGGAGGCCGTCGCGGCGGTCATCCTTCATGACGCCGCCGACGGGTTGTCCCGCTGGCCACCGGTGGACTGGACCGCCGTCGGGCTCATCGACCTGGTGCGCAGCCTCGTGCAGCACCAGTTCGACGCGGGCGTCCTCGCCCGGCTGGCTTCGGTGGGCAACCTCGCCGTGGAGCACCGGCAACTGGTTCCTTACGTGCGCGAGGCGCAGTGGCGGTTGTGGGCCATGGCCGGCGATCACGTGCTCGAACACGACAGGAACGCAGATCCGGCGCGGCAGGCGGAGCTCGATGCGGTGCTGGGCGCCGTCTTCGGCGTGGTGAGCGGCGCGCTGTCTCGGGCGGTGCCGGACGGCACGGGCGCCGCCCTGGAACCGGAACGCATCCGCGGGCTCGTGGAGCACGTCCTGGACCGGCTGGACCACGGACTGGCCTCGACCCCGTAA
- a CDS encoding NUDIX domain-containing protein encodes MTPARQSGRGKTPVDVPTAGAVPWRRRHGRLEVALVHRSRYDDWSWPKGKLEAGEPWAAAAVREVGEETTFRVRLGIPLPSSSYPIAPRSGTPQRKVVRYWAAQPTGTEGRLRREVDHVRWVSVRSALKLMTYRRDAEQLDALVLADAAGDLATWPFVVVRHAHAVPRKAWHKKDWLRPLDARGAAQAQDLVGVLSAYGVRSVSSSSATRCVHTIAPYAKAARVKVCSTGWLSEEGYEDKPAKMPQLVAAQLDAGRPALMCSHGPVLPDLVDLFVDRCPKGATRDALKAAGQEKLVKGEALVIHLRGRGKSARVVAAERHLPLR; translated from the coding sequence ATGACGCCAGCGCGCCAGTCCGGCCGGGGCAAGACGCCGGTCGACGTGCCCACCGCGGGCGCGGTGCCGTGGCGCCGCCGCCACGGTCGTCTCGAGGTCGCCCTCGTGCACCGGAGCCGGTACGACGACTGGTCGTGGCCCAAGGGCAAGCTCGAGGCGGGTGAGCCCTGGGCCGCCGCTGCCGTCCGGGAGGTCGGGGAGGAGACGACCTTTCGGGTCCGGCTCGGGATCCCGCTGCCGTCGTCCAGCTACCCGATCGCGCCGCGCTCGGGCACGCCGCAGCGCAAGGTGGTCCGCTACTGGGCCGCCCAGCCGACGGGCACCGAAGGCCGGCTGCGGCGCGAGGTGGACCACGTCCGGTGGGTCTCGGTGCGTTCGGCGCTGAAGCTGATGACCTACCGCCGCGACGCCGAGCAGCTCGACGCGTTGGTACTGGCCGATGCCGCCGGGGACCTCGCCACGTGGCCGTTCGTGGTGGTTCGGCACGCCCATGCGGTGCCCCGGAAGGCGTGGCACAAGAAGGACTGGCTGCGCCCGCTCGACGCCCGGGGGGCGGCCCAGGCGCAGGATCTCGTCGGGGTGCTCTCGGCGTACGGCGTGCGCAGCGTCTCCTCGTCCTCGGCAACCCGCTGCGTGCACACGATCGCGCCGTACGCCAAGGCGGCGCGCGTCAAGGTCTGCTCCACCGGCTGGCTCTCGGAGGAAGGCTACGAGGACAAGCCCGCGAAGATGCCCCAGCTCGTCGCCGCGCAGCTCGACGCCGGCAGGCCCGCGCTGATGTGTAGCCACGGCCCGGTGCTACCCGACCTCGTGGACCTGTTCGTGGACCGCTGCCCCAAGGGTGCAACGCGCGATGCGCTCAAGGCCGCGGGGCAGGAGAAGCTGGTCAAGGGCGAGGCGCTGGTCATCCACCTGCGCGGTCGGGGCAAGTCCGCGCGGGTCGTCGCGGCCGAACGGCACCTGCCGTTGCGCTGA
- a CDS encoding RNA degradosome polyphosphate kinase — MARARTVPEPPPDAEPLALATALTSAPESPRPRAANGRFVRLRESATDRPEAEQLPDERFLDREISWLQFNERVLQLAMDPDLYLLERARFLAIFASNLDEFFMVRVAGLKRRIATGLAVRSASGLEPRELLDRILGGAKQLMEAHARTFADEVLPALAEEGIVLLRWTELADDERRRLSSWFRDRVFPVLTPLAVDPAHPFPYISGLSLNLAVTLVNPKTGNEHFARVKVPPLLPRLVRVETEDGSTDLYGARFVALEEVIAAHLEHLFPGMDVHEHFTFRVTRNEDLEVEEDDAENLLTALEKELTRRRFGPPVRLEVDRDMDDHVLGMLMREMQIGPKEVFRLASPLDLRCLNTVADLDRTELKYPSFVPRTHPDLARVESSKAANIMAAVRAKDVLVQHPYDSFSTSVQAFVEQAAADPKVLAIKQTLYRTSGDSPIIDALIDAAEAGKQVLAVVEIKARFDEQNNIEWARKLEHSGVHVVYGVVGLKTHCKLSLVVRQETDGLRRYCHVGTGNYHPKTARLYEDYGLFTCDPNVGEDLTRLFNQLSGWAPRSKYKRLLVAPRSIRSGLVEKVDEQIARARDGKPAYIGIKVNSIVDEQVIDALYRASQAGVDVDVLVRGICALRPGIPELSERVRVRSVLGRFLEHSRVFVFGPGGADGVFIGSADMMHRNLDRRVEALVSINDPGHVDQLVSNVARGMSDATSSWHLEGSGRWTRHHRGPDGEPLADLQDELIEEHARRRKRNRGR, encoded by the coding sequence ATGGCCCGCGCCCGCACCGTCCCCGAACCACCGCCCGACGCGGAGCCGCTCGCGCTCGCAACCGCCCTGACCTCGGCGCCGGAGTCGCCGCGCCCCCGCGCGGCCAACGGCCGGTTCGTCCGGCTCCGAGAGAGCGCCACCGACCGCCCCGAGGCCGAGCAGCTCCCCGACGAGCGGTTCCTGGACCGCGAGATCAGTTGGCTCCAGTTCAACGAGCGCGTCCTTCAGCTCGCCATGGACCCCGACCTCTACCTGCTGGAGCGGGCCAGGTTCCTGGCGATCTTCGCCAGCAACCTCGACGAGTTCTTCATGGTCCGCGTCGCCGGGCTCAAGCGGCGGATCGCCACCGGCCTCGCCGTACGGTCCGCGTCCGGGCTGGAACCGCGCGAGCTGCTCGATCGCATCCTCGGGGGCGCCAAGCAGCTCATGGAGGCCCACGCGCGGACGTTCGCCGACGAGGTGCTGCCCGCCCTCGCCGAGGAGGGCATCGTCCTGCTGCGCTGGACCGAGCTAGCCGACGACGAGCGGCGACGGCTCTCCTCCTGGTTCCGGGACCGCGTCTTCCCGGTGCTCACCCCGCTGGCCGTCGACCCGGCGCACCCGTTCCCCTACATCTCCGGGCTGTCCCTCAACCTCGCCGTGACCCTGGTCAACCCCAAGACCGGCAACGAACACTTCGCCCGGGTCAAGGTGCCACCGCTGCTGCCGCGCCTCGTGCGGGTCGAAACCGAGGACGGGTCCACCGACCTGTACGGCGCCCGGTTCGTCGCCCTCGAGGAGGTCATCGCCGCCCACCTGGAGCACCTGTTCCCGGGCATGGACGTGCACGAACACTTCACCTTCCGGGTCACCCGCAACGAGGACCTGGAGGTCGAGGAGGACGACGCCGAGAACCTGCTCACCGCCCTGGAGAAGGAGCTCACCCGGCGCCGCTTCGGTCCCCCGGTGCGCCTGGAGGTCGACCGGGACATGGACGACCACGTCCTCGGGATGCTGATGCGGGAGATGCAGATCGGGCCGAAGGAGGTGTTCCGGCTGGCCTCCCCGCTCGACCTGCGCTGCCTGAACACGGTCGCGGACCTGGATCGGACCGAGCTGAAGTACCCCAGCTTCGTGCCGCGCACCCATCCCGACCTGGCCCGCGTCGAGTCGAGCAAGGCCGCCAACATCATGGCGGCGGTGCGCGCCAAGGACGTCCTCGTTCAGCACCCCTACGACAGCTTCTCGACGTCTGTGCAGGCCTTCGTGGAGCAGGCCGCGGCGGACCCCAAGGTGCTCGCCATCAAGCAGACCCTCTACCGGACCAGCGGCGACTCCCCCATCATCGACGCCCTCATCGACGCCGCCGAGGCCGGCAAGCAGGTCCTCGCCGTGGTCGAGATCAAGGCCCGGTTCGACGAGCAGAACAACATCGAATGGGCCCGCAAGCTGGAGCATTCGGGCGTGCACGTCGTGTACGGCGTGGTCGGCCTGAAGACCCACTGCAAGCTCTCGCTCGTGGTGCGCCAGGAGACCGACGGGCTGCGCCGCTACTGCCACGTCGGCACCGGCAACTACCACCCCAAGACGGCCCGCCTCTACGAGGACTACGGCCTGTTCACCTGCGACCCGAACGTCGGCGAGGACCTCACCCGGCTGTTCAACCAGCTGTCCGGCTGGGCGCCGCGCAGCAAGTACAAGCGCCTGCTCGTGGCCCCGCGTTCGATCCGGTCCGGGCTCGTCGAGAAGGTCGACGAGCAGATCGCCCGGGCCCGCGACGGCAAGCCCGCCTACATCGGCATCAAGGTCAACTCGATCGTCGACGAGCAGGTTATCGACGCGCTCTACCGCGCCTCGCAGGCCGGGGTCGACGTCGACGTCCTCGTGCGCGGGATCTGCGCCCTGCGACCCGGGATCCCCGAGCTGTCGGAGCGGGTGCGGGTGCGCTCGGTGCTCGGCCGCTTTCTGGAGCACAGCCGCGTCTTCGTCTTCGGTCCGGGCGGCGCCGACGGGGTGTTCATCGGCAGTGCCGACATGATGCACCGCAACCTCGACCGCCGCGTCGAGGCGCTCGTCAGCATCAACGACCCCGGCCACGTGGACCAGCTAGTCAGCAACGTGGCGCGGGGCATGAGCGATGCCACCTCCAGTTGGCATCTGGAGGGCTCGGGCCGCTGGACGCGGCACCATCGCGGCCCCGACGGCGAACCGCTGGCCGACCTGCAGGACGAACTGATCGAGGAGCACGCCCGCCGTCGCAAGCGGAACCGGGGCCGATGA
- the mshD gene encoding mycothiol synthase — MNTGQIRPADRAAVLELVRRVQASDGVAPLSEQGLLHLAHGAREPIDGVRHLLQAAEPGPGVAAYAQLDARAGGQPAAELVVDPAHRRCGHGGALLDAVLASEPAVRVWSHGLLPGAGELAASRGMQPVRELLKLARALAPSDAFDTQVPQGYVLSTYDPDDPRDARDWLALNAAAFAAHPEQGRMTMADLRARQDESWFDAAGLFLVRDAAGSLAASHWTKVEDGVGEVYVVAVSPDHQGRGLGRAVTAVGLAHLRDLGLRTVELYVDGDNAAALATYAAQGFRTVTRDVQFAAGVSR; from the coding sequence ATGAACACTGGGCAAATTCGTCCCGCGGACCGGGCCGCCGTGCTCGAGCTGGTCCGCCGCGTGCAGGCGAGCGACGGCGTCGCCCCGCTGTCCGAGCAGGGGCTGCTGCACCTGGCCCACGGCGCGCGGGAGCCGATCGACGGCGTCCGCCACCTCCTCCAGGCCGCCGAGCCCGGACCGGGCGTGGCCGCCTACGCGCAGCTCGACGCGCGCGCGGGGGGCCAACCCGCCGCCGAGCTGGTCGTCGACCCCGCCCACCGCCGCTGCGGGCATGGCGGCGCGCTCCTCGACGCGGTGCTCGCGAGCGAACCGGCGGTCCGCGTCTGGTCGCACGGCCTGCTGCCGGGGGCCGGCGAGCTGGCCGCATCCCGGGGCATGCAACCCGTCCGAGAACTGCTCAAGCTGGCTCGGGCCCTCGCCCCGAGCGACGCCTTCGACACCCAGGTTCCGCAGGGCTACGTGCTCTCGACGTACGACCCGGACGACCCGCGCGACGCTCGGGACTGGCTCGCGCTCAACGCCGCCGCCTTCGCCGCCCACCCCGAGCAGGGCCGGATGACGATGGCGGACCTGCGCGCCCGCCAGGACGAGTCGTGGTTCGACGCGGCGGGCCTCTTCCTCGTGCGCGACGCCGCCGGGAGCCTCGCCGCCTCGCACTGGACGAAGGTCGAGGACGGGGTGGGCGAGGTGTACGTCGTGGCCGTCTCCCCCGATCACCAGGGCCGGGGGCTGGGCCGCGCCGTCACCGCGGTCGGCCTGGCGCACCTGCGTGACCTGGGCCTTCGCACGGTGGAGCTGTACGTCGACGGGGACAACGCGGCGGCGCTCGCGACCTATGCGGCGCAGGGCTTCCGCACCGTGACCCGCGATGTGCAGTTCGCGGCCGGGGTGTCACGATAA
- a CDS encoding bifunctional metallophosphatase/5'-nucleotidase: MSSTTLARLVTASLGLALTTAAFAAPAFAADDAPAPTPDAQGQRGADRRLKDVQLLAFNDFHGNLEPPAGSGGRVVVGHTVDAAGKVTDATVDAGGAAYLATHLARMRAGQQTSFTLETGDLIGASPLISAAFHDEPTIEAARLMGVQAGVVGNHEFDEGYAELLRIVRGGCIDDGAGKDNQNSCAAQPYRGAGFPVLAANVYRKGTTTPILPAYTVLQDNGVRLGVIGVVLKDTANIVTQAGIKDLDFGDEVAAINRAAAELKAHGVNAMVALVHQGGNGPKRAWVGPDGKSYPATTTYDARCTPGTTDLLDGSPILPIVKGADAAVDAILTAHSHVAYQCDVPDPAGKPRPVTQAAAFGRLVTDLHFAYDPATKDVVRERTWTRQQVVTRDVPADPQVAALIARYAELVKPIASKVLGRITADVTKAQNPAGESALGDLIADAQLADASVAAKGKPVVAFMNPGGIRADLGAAPMGGEQPGEVTYQKAFNVQPFNNYLVSMDMTGQQIYDLLGQQFTGPNASAPKVLQVSAGFSYRWTGTGTIVDGSVQLGGKAVDKAATYRVVANSFLSDGGDGFAAFTKATNKVFGGLDIDGFAAYLQAHSPYSPAALTRITKG, translated from the coding sequence ATGTCGTCCACGACGCTCGCCCGCCTGGTCACCGCATCCCTGGGCCTGGCCCTGACCACGGCCGCGTTCGCGGCCCCGGCCTTCGCCGCCGACGACGCCCCAGCCCCCACGCCGGACGCCCAGGGTCAGCGGGGCGCGGATCGCCGGCTCAAGGACGTGCAGCTGCTGGCGTTCAACGACTTCCACGGCAACCTCGAGCCCCCAGCGGGCAGCGGGGGTCGCGTCGTCGTGGGCCACACCGTCGACGCCGCCGGCAAGGTCACCGACGCGACGGTCGACGCGGGCGGCGCAGCGTACCTCGCCACCCACCTCGCCCGGATGCGCGCCGGACAGCAGACCTCGTTCACGCTGGAGACCGGCGACCTCATCGGCGCCTCGCCGCTGATCTCGGCGGCGTTCCACGACGAGCCGACCATCGAGGCGGCCCGGCTGATGGGCGTGCAGGCGGGCGTCGTGGGCAACCACGAGTTCGACGAGGGGTACGCCGAGCTGCTACGCATCGTCCGCGGCGGCTGCATCGACGACGGGGCCGGCAAGGACAACCAGAATTCGTGCGCCGCGCAGCCCTACCGCGGCGCGGGCTTCCCCGTGCTGGCGGCGAACGTCTACCGCAAGGGCACGACCACGCCGATCCTGCCGGCGTACACCGTCCTGCAGGACAACGGCGTTCGCCTCGGAGTCATCGGTGTCGTGCTGAAGGACACCGCCAACATCGTCACCCAGGCGGGCATCAAGGACCTCGACTTCGGCGACGAGGTCGCGGCGATCAACCGCGCCGCCGCCGAGCTGAAGGCCCACGGCGTCAACGCGATGGTCGCGCTGGTCCACCAGGGCGGCAACGGCCCCAAGCGCGCCTGGGTCGGTCCGGACGGCAAGTCCTACCCGGCGACCACGACGTACGACGCGCGGTGCACCCCCGGCACCACCGACCTTCTTGACGGTTCCCCGATCCTGCCCATCGTCAAGGGGGCCGACGCGGCCGTGGACGCGATCCTCACGGCGCACAGCCACGTCGCCTATCAGTGCGACGTGCCGGACCCGGCGGGCAAGCCGCGGCCGGTCACCCAGGCGGCCGCGTTCGGGCGCCTGGTCACCGACCTGCACTTCGCCTACGACCCGGCGACCAAGGACGTCGTCCGCGAGCGCACCTGGACGCGGCAGCAGGTCGTGACCCGCGACGTGCCCGCGGACCCGCAGGTGGCGGCGCTCATCGCCCGGTACGCCGAGCTGGTCAAGCCCATCGCCAGCAAGGTGCTGGGCCGGATCACCGCCGACGTGACCAAGGCCCAGAACCCGGCGGGGGAGAGCGCGTTAGGCGACCTCATCGCCGACGCCCAGCTGGCCGACGCCTCCGTCGCCGCGAAGGGCAAGCCGGTCGTGGCGTTCATGAACCCCGGTGGCATCCGGGCGGACCTGGGCGCGGCGCCGATGGGCGGGGAGCAGCCGGGTGAGGTGACCTACCAGAAGGCGTTCAACGTCCAGCCGTTCAACAACTACCTCGTGAGCATGGACATGACCGGGCAGCAGATCTACGACCTGCTCGGCCAGCAGTTCACCGGCCCCAACGCGAGTGCCCCGAAGGTCCTCCAGGTCAGCGCCGGCTTCAGCTACCGCTGGACCGGGACGGGCACGATCGTCGACGGCAGCGTGCAGCTCGGCGGCAAGGCGGTGGACAAGGCCGCGACGTACCGCGTCGTGGCGAACTCGTTCCTCTCCGACGGCGGCGACGGCTTCGCGGCGTTCACCAAGGCGACGAACAAGGTGTTCGGCGGGCTCGACATCGACGGGTTCGCGGCGTACCTGCAGGCGCACTCGCCCTACAGCCCCGCCGCGCTCACCCGGATCACCAAGGGCTGA
- a CDS encoding response regulator transcription factor codes for MTSVLGPSAEVLPALGFLPHQVRIVPPDLTALLDDRHVDAILVDARRDLAGARTLCRLLATTGTPGPILAVVSEGGLVAVSADWQLTDLLLETAGPAEVEARLRLALTRQSAQEPEFATPISSGELVIDETTYSARLHGRLLDLTYKEFELLKYLAGHPGRVFTRAQLLQEVWGYDYFGGTRTVDVHVRRLRAKLGSEHEALIGTVRNVGYRFVPEESLV; via the coding sequence ATGACCTCCGTGCTGGGGCCCAGCGCGGAGGTGTTGCCCGCCCTCGGATTCCTGCCGCACCAGGTCCGCATCGTCCCCCCGGACCTCACGGCGCTCCTCGACGACCGGCACGTGGACGCGATTCTGGTCGACGCCCGCCGCGATCTCGCGGGCGCCCGCACCCTGTGCCGGCTGCTCGCGACCACCGGCACCCCTGGCCCGATCCTCGCTGTGGTCTCCGAGGGTGGCCTGGTCGCGGTCTCCGCCGATTGGCAGCTCACCGACCTGCTGCTGGAGACCGCGGGACCCGCGGAGGTCGAGGCGCGGCTGCGGCTCGCGCTGACCCGCCAATCCGCCCAGGAGCCGGAGTTCGCCACCCCGATCTCCTCCGGCGAGCTGGTCATCGACGAGACCACCTATTCGGCGCGGCTGCATGGCCGCCTGCTCGACCTGACCTACAAGGAGTTCGAGCTGCTGAAGTATCTGGCCGGGCACCCGGGCCGGGTGTTCACCCGGGCGCAGCTCCTCCAGGAGGTGTGGGGGTACGACTATTTCGGCGGCACCCGCACCGTCGACGTCCACGTGCGGCGGCTGCGCGCCAAGCTCGGCTCCGAACACGAGGCGCTGATCGGCACGGTCCGCAACGTGGGCTACCGGTTCGTCCCGGAGGAGTCGCTGGTCTGA
- a CDS encoding MoaD/ThiS family protein: MTVRYWAAARAAAGVDEETRAAGVVADILAGAATEHPDLVPVLAVASTLIDGTTAAPHDVAPAGSVLEILPPFAGG; the protein is encoded by the coding sequence GTGACCGTGCGGTACTGGGCCGCGGCCCGCGCCGCCGCCGGCGTCGACGAGGAAACCCGGGCGGCTGGCGTCGTCGCCGACATCCTGGCGGGTGCGGCGACGGAGCACCCCGACCTGGTTCCGGTGCTCGCCGTGGCCTCGACGCTGATCGACGGCACCACGGCGGCGCCCCACGACGTGGCGCCTGCGGGGAGCGTCCTGGAGATCCTGCCCCCGTTCGCGGGGGGCTGA
- a CDS encoding FABP family protein, with protein MPFELDVTLQPVLAPLAWLVGRWEGAGVVGYPSMTSMNFGQEVICTHDERAFLRWESRTWLLDEAGNQVRPSATELGFWRVLGSGEIELLLTHPTGIVEMYVGAKDPARPAVQLRTDGVMRSPEAKEYNAGTRMYGYVEGELMWAMDMAATGHPLQSHLSARLKRVE; from the coding sequence ATGCCCTTCGAACTCGACGTGACCCTGCAACCCGTCCTGGCCCCGCTCGCCTGGCTCGTCGGCCGGTGGGAGGGCGCGGGCGTGGTCGGCTACCCGAGCATGACGTCGATGAACTTCGGCCAAGAGGTGATCTGCACCCACGACGAACGCGCATTCCTGCGTTGGGAGAGCCGGACCTGGCTGCTCGACGAGGCCGGCAACCAGGTGCGCCCCTCCGCCACCGAGCTGGGGTTCTGGCGCGTCCTGGGCTCGGGAGAGATCGAGCTGCTGCTCACCCACCCCACGGGGATCGTCGAGATGTACGTCGGGGCGAAGGATCCCGCCCGACCCGCGGTGCAGCTGCGCACCGACGGGGTGATGCGCAGCCCGGAGGCGAAGGAGTACAACGCGGGCACCCGCATGTACGGCTACGTCGAGGGTGAGCTCATGTGGGCCATGGACATGGCCGCGACGGGTCACCCGCTGCAGAGCCACCTGTCGGCCCGCCTCAAGCGGGTGGAGTGA
- a CDS encoding transcriptional repressor, whose amino-acid sequence MRMTPQRERVLAAVGALGHATPDAVAESIDADGGPPLSLSTVYRNLEALERVGAVSHTHLEHRAPSYHLATHANHLHLVCLGCGAVSEAPVQVADSFASTLMRETAFVVDVRHMAVHGWCGACEREEA is encoded by the coding sequence ATGCGGATGACGCCGCAACGCGAGCGGGTGCTGGCCGCGGTCGGGGCGTTGGGCCACGCGACGCCCGACGCGGTCGCCGAGTCCATCGACGCCGACGGCGGACCGCCGCTGTCGCTGTCCACGGTGTATCGCAATCTGGAGGCGCTGGAGCGCGTCGGTGCGGTGTCGCACACCCACCTGGAGCACCGCGCGCCGTCGTACCACCTCGCGACGCACGCCAATCATCTGCACCTGGTGTGCCTGGGGTGCGGCGCGGTGAGCGAGGCGCCCGTGCAGGTGGCCGACTCGTTCGCCAGCACCCTGATGCGTGAGACCGCGTTCGTCGTCGACGTGCGGCACATGGCCGTGCACGGCTGGTGCGGCGCCTGCGAGAGGGAGGAAGCATGA
- a CDS encoding folate-binding protein YgfZ, with the protein MRSPLLDEVPGAVAAGGLDAGVAAHYGDPVREQRLLAEGLAVVDLAHRDVLTIAGPDRLSWLHSLTSQHLTDLPPHTSAESLVLTPNGHVEHALHLVDDGERIWITVEPGTGAALAEWLRRMQFLLRVEVGQVTAEYAVLGEPIAAEGRPGEPPTWRDPWPGPVGDTTCYGPAENHPGAERAWREVIVPREQLRAAVGDRPLAGIWAAEAARIASWRPRLGADTDHRTIPHELDWLRTAVHLHKGCYRGQETMARVHNLGRPPRRLVFCHLDGSGHVLPEAGAELTAGGRSVGRLTSVARHALEGPIALGVVRRNTPVDAVLVAGGISAAPTVVVQP; encoded by the coding sequence ATGAGATCGCCACTGCTCGACGAGGTGCCGGGCGCCGTTGCGGCCGGCGGCCTCGACGCCGGGGTCGCCGCGCACTACGGCGACCCGGTGCGGGAGCAACGCCTGCTTGCCGAGGGCCTGGCCGTGGTGGACCTGGCTCACCGCGACGTGCTGACCATCGCCGGGCCCGACCGGCTCTCCTGGCTGCACTCGCTCACGAGCCAACACCTGACCGACCTACCGCCGCACACCTCGGCGGAGTCGCTCGTCCTCACCCCGAACGGGCACGTCGAACACGCCCTGCACCTCGTCGACGACGGCGAGCGCATCTGGATCACGGTGGAACCCGGCACGGGCGCCGCCCTGGCTGAGTGGCTGCGGCGGATGCAGTTCCTGTTGCGGGTGGAGGTCGGACAGGTCACCGCGGAGTACGCCGTACTGGGTGAGCCGATTGCGGCGGAGGGACGACCCGGCGAGCCCCCCACGTGGCGCGACCCGTGGCCCGGGCCGGTGGGCGACACGACGTGCTACGGACCCGCCGAGAACCACCCCGGCGCCGAGCGCGCCTGGCGCGAGGTGATCGTGCCGCGGGAGCAGCTGCGTGCGGCGGTCGGGGATCGCCCGCTGGCCGGGATCTGGGCGGCGGAGGCGGCCCGCATCGCCTCCTGGCGCCCTCGACTCGGGGCGGACACCGACCACCGCACCATCCCGCACGAGCTGGACTGGCTGCGCACGGCGGTGCACCTGCACAAGGGCTGCTATCGGGGCCAGGAGACGATGGCCCGCGTGCACAATCTCGGGCGGCCACCCCGGCGACTGGTGTTCTGCCACCTCGACGGGTCGGGCCACGTGCTGCCGGAAGCCGGCGCAGAGCTGACCGCGGGCGGGCGTTCGGTCGGGCGCTTGACGAGCGTCGCCCGGCATGCGCTCGAGGGCCCCATCGCACTCGGCGTCGTGCGGCGCAACACCCCGGTGGATGCGGTGCTGGTCGCCGGCGGAATCAGTGCGGCCCCAACGGTCGTCGTACAGCCCTGA
- a CDS encoding DUF2516 family protein: MMQSLDNAQALVVMLLGVAALAMQVFAFVESLRYPSAAYATAEKLSKQWWVGITAVAMLIGFVSIFNPFGIGLIAVVAAGVFLADVRPAIRRYTPVRRKGGASGRGPYGSW; encoded by the coding sequence ATGATGCAATCGCTCGACAACGCCCAGGCCTTGGTCGTGATGCTGCTCGGCGTCGCCGCCCTCGCGATGCAGGTCTTCGCGTTCGTGGAGTCCCTGCGCTATCCGTCCGCCGCCTACGCCACGGCAGAAAAGCTCAGCAAGCAGTGGTGGGTCGGCATCACCGCCGTCGCGATGCTGATCGGCTTCGTGAGCATCTTCAACCCGTTCGGGATCGGGCTCATCGCCGTCGTCGCGGCCGGGGTCTTCCTCGCCGACGTCCGTCCGGCGATCCGGCGTTACACGCCGGTGCGGCGAAAGGGCGGCGCGTCGGGCCGCGGGCCCTACGGGTCCTGGTGA